DNA from Methanomassiliicoccus luminyensis B10:
TGGCGCGGAGCGCCTTCAGTATCCCGTCCGCCCCTGGGTTCACGCCCATGGGAGATAGGTAGCTCCAGTAGATCCTTCCCTTGGGGTCAAGGACGAACAGCGCCCTCTCGCTGATGTCCTCTCTTTTGGAGAACGCCCCGTACTTCTTGGAGACCTTGCCCTTGGGATTGAAGTCCGAGAGCAGGGGGAACTTTACGCCCCGGTCGGCGGCGAAGGCCGCGTGGGACCATATCGAGTCCACGGATATGCCGAACAGCTGGGCGCCGTACTTCTCGAACTGCGGCAGTATGGTCGAGTACAGGGCGAGCTGGTCGGTGCACACCGGGCTGAAGTCGGCCGGGTAGAAGATCAGCACCACCGGCTTGCCGCGGTAGTCCTTGAGAGCGTACTTCTTTTCCGCTGACGCCGGCAGCTCGAAGTTCGGCGCCTTCTCCCCGCTCTGCAATATGCTCTCTTTCTTCTTGCCCTTCCCCTTCGCGTCGGCGGTGCCTGCCATATCCCGATCTCCAGGCCATAATGGCAGGCAGGGGTATAATCTAATTTTCCCCGGGATTAAATATCTTTACTAATTAAATAAAAATACATTATGCCGTCGAGCTCGGAGGGCGGGACGGAAAGGGAGTAAGGTGAAAGGGGTTTCGGGCGCTCACTTGCAAACTGCGCCCTCGGCAGCGCTCCTGACCAGACGGCGGTACTTCGCCAGGATGCCCGAGACGGGGCGCTCCACCGGCTTGACGGCCCTCAGGCGCGCCTCCATCTCTTCCTTGGATATCTGGAGCTCAAGCTTGCGCGCGGGGATGTCGATCTGTATGATATCCTCGTCCCTGACGGCGGCGATGGGGCCCTTATCGAAGGCCTCTGGCGACACGTGGCCGATGCACGGCCCCCGGGTCGCGCCGGAGAACCTTCCGTCGGTTATCAGTGCCACGTCGTCGGAGAGCCCCATGCCCGAGATCAGGCTGGTGGGGGAGAGCATCTCAGGCATGCCCGGTCCGCCCTTCGGACCTTCGTACCTTATGACCACGACATCCCCCTTGACGATCTGCTTGGTGGTGATCGCCTCCATGGCCTGGGCCTCGGAGTCGAACACCCTGGCGCGCCCGGTGAACTTCATCATCTTGGCGGAGACGGCGGCCTGCTTGATCACCGACCCCTGGGGAGCGAGGTTGCCGTAGAGCACCGCGATGCCGCCCTCCCTGTGGAAGGGGCGGTCCAGCGGGCGGATGATCTCTCCATCGTTGACGGTGGCCTCCTCAGCGATCTGGTGGATCCTCTTGCCGGACAGGGTCATCTCGTTTGACAAGGTGCCCTGAAGCCTCTTGAGCACTGCGGGGACGCCCCCGGCGCGTTCTACATCCTCCATGTGGTAGGGGCCTGAGGGCCTTATGGAGGTGAGGTGCGGCACTTCCCTGGACACCTTGTCGAAGAGGGAGAGGTCGACCTTCAGCCCGAAGTCCGAGGCGATGGCGGGGAGGTGCAACGCGGTGTTCGTGGAACCCCCTATCGCCATGTCCACCTTGATGGCGTTGACGAACGAGTTCTGCGTCACCACTGACCGAGGGGTGATGTGCTGATTTACAAGCTCGACGATCCTCCGGCCGGTGGCGCGAGCGATGTCCTTCTTCTTCTGGCTGGTCGCCAGTGAGGTACCGCAGCCCACCAGGCTGAGGCCCATGACCTCGGTTAGGCAGGCCATGGTGTTGGCGGTGAACAGGCCGGAGCATGAGCCTTCGCCGGGGCAGGCGCACCTCTCCACCCTGATGACCTCTTCCTCGGTCATCTTGCCGGCGGCGTGGGATCCCAGGGCCTCGAAGATGTTCTGCAGGTCCATTACATTGCCGTCCATCTCCCCAGCCTTCATCGGACCGCCTGTCAGCATGAGCGCGG
Protein-coding regions in this window:
- a CDS encoding redoxin domain-containing protein; the encoded protein is MAGTADAKGKGKKKESILQSGEKAPNFELPASAEKKYALKDYRGKPVVLIFYPADFSPVCTDQLALYSTILPQFEKYGAQLFGISVDSIWSHAAFAADRGVKFPLLSDFNPKGKVSKKYGAFSKREDISERALFVLDPKGRIYWSYLSPMGVNPGADGILKALRAMKEEGI
- the ilvD gene encoding dihydroxy-acid dehydratase, which codes for MRSDQVKKGLDKAPSRSLLRASGITDEDMPKPFIGIANSWNDVVPGHVHLNALVEEVKKGIIEAGGVPFVFGVPAVCDGVAMGHSGMRYSLPSRETISDCVEIMDNAHMFDGWVGVTNCDKITPGMLMAAGRIDIPALMLTGGPMKAGEMDGNVMDLQNIFEALGSHAAGKMTEEEVIRVERCACPGEGSCSGLFTANTMACLTEVMGLSLVGCGTSLATSQKKKDIARATGRRIVELVNQHITPRSVVTQNSFVNAIKVDMAIGGSTNTALHLPAIASDFGLKVDLSLFDKVSREVPHLTSIRPSGPYHMEDVERAGGVPAVLKRLQGTLSNEMTLSGKRIHQIAEEATVNDGEIIRPLDRPFHREGGIAVLYGNLAPQGSVIKQAAVSAKMMKFTGRARVFDSEAQAMEAITTKQIVKGDVVVIRYEGPKGGPGMPEMLSPTSLISGMGLSDDVALITDGRFSGATRGPCIGHVSPEAFDKGPIAAVRDEDIIQIDIPARKLELQISKEEMEARLRAVKPVERPVSGILAKYRRLVRSAAEGAVCK